In a single window of the Verrucomicrobiota bacterium genome:
- a CDS encoding coproporphyrinogen-III oxidase family protein, whose protein sequence is MEENPSETTKTAKTSTRAGNYFISNYPPFSFWSEDQAVEVEIALNSEPNPDAKLGLYHHIPFCRKRCHFCYFRVYTDKNAKQIQEYLDGTIAELKSMADRPLIRGRKPHFVYFGGGTPSYLSARQLGDLTDQMKAILPWDEAEEVAFECEPGTLNPSKLTAVKDIGVTRLSLGVENFDDHILEINGRAHRGPEVFRAYERAQAEKFDQINIDLIAGMLEETEENWQKNIEQTIELSPDSVTIYQMEIPYNTGIYKEMKASGQLVAPVADWETKRRWVKEAFAALESAGYTIASGYTAVKNPDKTKFIYRDELWSGADLIGLGVASFSHAAGVHYQNMTEIEPYLEAIAAGKLPLKRAFRTNEEERMIREFILQMKLGHVELDYFSKKFGVNIAERFAGQLAGLSDEGLLAVKDGAVLLSRDGLLCVDNLLHDFFLQHHRTNQIV, encoded by the coding sequence ATGGAAGAAAATCCTTCAGAAACAACTAAAACTGCCAAGACCTCCACGAGGGCCGGCAATTACTTTATTTCAAATTATCCTCCGTTTTCTTTTTGGTCGGAGGATCAAGCGGTTGAGGTGGAGATTGCGCTTAACTCGGAGCCGAATCCCGATGCAAAGCTGGGTCTTTACCATCACATCCCTTTTTGCCGCAAACGATGTCACTTTTGCTACTTCCGGGTCTATACCGATAAAAATGCGAAGCAGATTCAGGAATACCTGGACGGAACGATTGCCGAATTGAAATCGATGGCGGACCGTCCGTTGATTCGAGGCCGTAAACCACACTTTGTTTATTTTGGTGGTGGTACGCCTTCTTACTTGTCCGCCAGGCAGCTAGGCGATCTTACCGACCAGATGAAAGCGATTCTTCCATGGGACGAAGCGGAAGAAGTGGCTTTCGAATGTGAGCCGGGGACCTTGAATCCAAGCAAACTGACTGCGGTTAAAGATATCGGTGTCACGAGACTAAGCCTGGGTGTTGAGAATTTCGACGACCACATTTTAGAAATCAACGGTCGCGCCCACCGTGGACCTGAAGTCTTCCGGGCTTATGAAAGAGCTCAGGCTGAGAAGTTCGACCAGATCAACATCGACCTGATCGCCGGTATGCTCGAGGAGACCGAAGAGAATTGGCAGAAGAACATCGAACAAACGATCGAGCTGTCTCCCGATAGTGTAACGATCTATCAGATGGAGATTCCCTACAATACCGGGATCTATAAAGAGATGAAAGCCAGCGGCCAATTGGTGGCACCTGTGGCAGATTGGGAGACCAAACGTCGTTGGGTCAAGGAGGCGTTTGCTGCCCTGGAAAGTGCAGGCTACACCATCGCGAGTGGTTACACGGCAGTCAAGAATCCGGACAAAACCAAGTTTATCTATCGTGACGAATTGTGGAGTGGGGCAGATCTCATTGGATTGGGCGTGGCCTCCTTCTCGCATGCCGCAGGTGTTCACTACCAGAATATGACCGAGATCGAACCTTATCTCGAAGCTATAGCCGCAGGTAAACTTCCTCTCAAACGTGCCTTTCGGACCAATGAAGAAGAGCGTATGATCCGTGAGTTTATTCTGCAGATGAAACTGGGTCATGTTGAACTCGACTATTTTTCCAAGAAATTCGGTGTGAATATAGCAGAACGTTTTGCCGGGCAATTGGCTGGGCTATCCGACGAAGGCTTGCTGGCGGTTAAGGACGGCGCTGTTCTACTAAGTCGCGATGGGCTTCTTTGCGTGGACAATCTCCTCCACGACTTTTTCCTGCAACATCATCGGACGAATCAAATCGTTTAG
- a CDS encoding PQQ-binding-like beta-propeller repeat protein produces MASPKTVLYLVVVFVLVFLTACGKKANLAEPLAEPAPPQRVSTTSWSMTRGGPHLSGHIAEPIPGPMEIVWTYTEGKMITAEAVVTERHVFVGTEYGEFLCFDRTTGEVLWKFTSDDAITAAAAVSGELVFLPSNDGNLYALNIETGEEAWRFGAEDKISAAPIVTPNPNGEGDWVLVNGYDGTTRCLNAKDGSRIWSYETEDFINGSPAVVDGKWVVFGGCDAQLHVVNLVDGSLEHKIPNDSQIVNSIATYKHMAYSGNYANQVVAFDVELGMIAWVYEDKNLPFFSSPGVSDKLLFIGSRDKHLHAIVQETGESAWKFPTGARVEGSPIVFNDGLIAGSSDGRVYALNLDSGEEIWRLDLGEGLIASPSYGYGTLIISGEDGTVFALKESVDTAVQ; encoded by the coding sequence TTGGCCTCACCGAAGACAGTTCTATATTTGGTAGTGGTTTTTGTTCTGGTTTTCCTGACGGCTTGCGGAAAAAAAGCGAATTTGGCCGAGCCTCTCGCCGAACCTGCTCCTCCGCAAAGAGTTTCAACTACTTCCTGGTCCATGACACGCGGAGGACCTCATCTTTCGGGTCACATCGCCGAGCCGATTCCCGGACCTATGGAAATCGTGTGGACCTATACGGAAGGAAAGATGATCACCGCTGAGGCTGTTGTAACCGAGCGTCATGTATTTGTAGGGACTGAGTATGGAGAATTTTTGTGCTTCGACCGAACTACTGGCGAAGTGCTCTGGAAGTTCACATCCGACGATGCCATCACCGCGGCGGCGGCGGTAAGTGGAGAGCTTGTGTTTTTGCCATCCAACGACGGCAACTTGTATGCCCTGAACATCGAGACAGGAGAAGAAGCCTGGAGGTTCGGAGCTGAGGACAAAATAAGTGCTGCACCGATTGTTACCCCAAATCCCAATGGAGAAGGTGATTGGGTGTTGGTGAATGGATACGATGGTACCACTCGCTGTCTCAATGCCAAAGATGGCTCTAGGATCTGGAGCTACGAAACGGAAGATTTTATTAATGGATCTCCTGCAGTGGTGGATGGCAAATGGGTGGTCTTTGGTGGCTGCGATGCTCAGCTGCATGTAGTGAACCTGGTGGACGGTTCCCTCGAGCATAAGATTCCCAATGACTCTCAAATCGTAAACTCCATCGCCACATACAAGCACATGGCTTATTCAGGGAATTATGCGAACCAGGTGGTGGCTTTTGACGTGGAGCTCGGCATGATTGCCTGGGTTTACGAGGATAAAAACCTGCCGTTTTTCAGCTCACCGGGTGTAAGTGACAAACTGTTGTTTATCGGTTCGCGCGACAAACACTTGCATGCCATTGTTCAGGAAACGGGCGAATCAGCCTGGAAATTTCCAACGGGTGCGCGGGTGGAAGGCTCGCCCATCGTTTTTAATGATGGGCTTATTGCCGGATCGAGTGACGGGCGCGTATATGCCTTAAACCTCGACAGTGGTGAGGAAATCTGGAGGCTGGATCTAGGTGAAGGGTTGATTGCCTCCCCGTCGTACGGCTATGGCACACTCATCATTAGCGGAGAAGATGGAACTGTTTTTGCCCTGAAAGAGTCCGTTGATACTGCGGTTCAATAA
- a CDS encoding iron-containing alcohol dehydrogenase: MVDPFVSRPSPKLIFGNGVLKELPTAVRELGVKSVLLVTDAGIVKAGHASTVSSLLEKEGIGVTIYDAVSENPTESDAAACCTFAQEIEFDGFVALGGGSSMDTAKACNFLLTNGGRMADYHGYGKATKPLLPFIAIPTTAGTGSECQSYALVSRDGSHEKMACGDPKVLARVAILDPDITDSQPRSVAVQTGVDALAHALESAVSTKRTELSTMYSEAAFRHIVRAIDDIVDCNPQGDDRGHMLLGAALSGLAIENSMLGAAHASANPLTSRHNVIHGRAVAMMLPHVMRFNAEDKRSAKVYARYSNILQELDVSSKPLIEWVSDLTGRMKQLEFNADEEELQQLAEEAAQQWTGNFNPRAVSIEDFVDLYRAAFALPEPA; the protein is encoded by the coding sequence ATGGTTGATCCTTTTGTTTCCAGACCCTCACCAAAGCTCATCTTTGGAAATGGTGTCCTGAAGGAGCTCCCCACCGCTGTTCGCGAGTTGGGAGTCAAATCGGTTTTGCTGGTTACTGATGCAGGCATTGTGAAAGCTGGTCACGCTTCCACGGTGAGTTCTCTGCTCGAAAAGGAAGGCATCGGTGTTACGATTTATGATGCTGTCAGCGAGAATCCAACGGAAAGCGATGCCGCTGCATGCTGCACCTTTGCTCAAGAAATTGAGTTTGATGGATTTGTCGCCCTTGGTGGTGGCAGCAGTATGGATACGGCGAAGGCCTGTAACTTTTTGCTGACCAATGGTGGTCGTATGGCCGATTACCATGGTTATGGAAAAGCTACAAAACCGCTCTTACCTTTTATAGCCATTCCAACGACTGCGGGCACTGGAAGTGAATGTCAGTCCTATGCTTTGGTAAGTCGTGATGGTAGTCATGAGAAAATGGCCTGTGGTGATCCAAAGGTTCTGGCACGCGTGGCGATCCTCGATCCGGATATTACCGATAGTCAACCGCGTTCAGTTGCGGTTCAAACGGGGGTCGATGCTTTAGCGCATGCTCTTGAATCAGCCGTTTCCACCAAGCGTACCGAGCTCTCAACCATGTATTCGGAGGCGGCCTTTCGACACATCGTTCGAGCGATCGACGATATCGTTGATTGCAATCCTCAGGGTGATGACCGAGGTCATATGCTTTTGGGTGCTGCCTTGAGCGGCTTGGCCATTGAGAATAGTATGCTGGGTGCTGCTCACGCTTCTGCAAATCCTCTTACCTCACGGCACAATGTGATTCACGGTCGTGCGGTTGCCATGATGTTGCCCCACGTGATGCGATTTAATGCAGAAGACAAAAGATCGGCCAAAGTGTATGCTCGATATTCAAACATTTTGCAGGAATTGGATGTGAGTTCCAAACCTCTGATTGAATGGGTCAGCGATTTGACCGGAAGGATGAAGCAACTTGAATTCAATGCAGACGAGGAAGAACTCCAACAACTGGCTGAGGAGGCCGCTCAGCAGTGGACGGGAAATTTCAATCCTCGGGCCGTTTCCATAGAAGACTTTGTGGATTTGTATCGGGCCGCATTCGCGTTGCCGGAACCCGCTTAA
- a CDS encoding aldehyde dehydrogenase family protein, with protein MSDTIHIPVFRLGKAYQSLDTTELESAGKPIEVSVVNPGIIRRDLLGIDKSVAALQAIPCETLADYCEKAAELFLNGELPWGMGDEVQSPEDYAAALSLSTGLPHSLCRLNMGKVYEAMANIRAILAGLTRGMPLSLFDDGYVNQGGIDVNFFPQTKSLGVLLPSNSPGVNSLWLPAPVLKIPVVLKPGREDPFTPFRIIQAMIAAGFPSEGFGFYPTTHEGGNTLLFETGRGVAFGSDKTVKQYAPYRSIQVHGSGRSKVLIGDDFIDNWEENLDVIVQSVSANGGRSCINASGVLVPKNADEVGHALARKLAAIVPLPRDHPDALVCGFANTDFAKAIDELIDEHLKTPGAVDLTAQYREGPRLVEKYGQTFLSPTLILCEDKDHPLANTEFMFPFASIVEVPQNEMLDTIGETLVVSAFTANQEWTVDLMTSTNIERLNIGPYPTNRVQWEQPHEGNIFEFLYRRRALQGDLITLEK; from the coding sequence ATGAGCGATACGATTCATATCCCAGTCTTTCGCCTCGGAAAGGCGTACCAAAGCTTGGACACTACGGAGTTGGAAAGCGCCGGAAAGCCCATTGAAGTAAGTGTGGTTAATCCTGGAATTATCCGACGCGATTTATTGGGAATTGATAAATCCGTAGCCGCCCTCCAGGCCATTCCCTGTGAGACGCTTGCCGATTATTGTGAGAAGGCTGCGGAGCTTTTTCTAAATGGCGAACTGCCCTGGGGCATGGGCGACGAGGTGCAAAGTCCGGAAGACTATGCTGCCGCTCTTTCACTTTCTACGGGTCTCCCCCACAGCCTTTGTCGTTTAAACATGGGCAAGGTCTATGAAGCCATGGCAAACATTCGCGCTATTCTTGCTGGTCTGACCCGAGGAATGCCGCTTTCTCTGTTTGACGATGGTTATGTAAATCAGGGTGGAATCGACGTGAATTTCTTTCCTCAGACCAAAAGTCTCGGTGTTCTTCTTCCGAGTAACTCCCCTGGAGTAAATTCACTTTGGCTCCCTGCTCCCGTGCTGAAAATTCCTGTTGTTTTAAAACCAGGACGTGAAGATCCGTTTACACCATTCCGCATCATCCAGGCGATGATTGCAGCGGGGTTCCCTTCCGAGGGATTCGGTTTTTATCCTACGACGCACGAAGGTGGAAACACGCTGCTTTTCGAAACGGGTCGTGGAGTGGCTTTTGGCTCCGACAAAACGGTGAAGCAGTACGCGCCGTATCGAAGCATTCAGGTGCACGGTTCCGGTCGCAGCAAGGTGCTCATAGGTGATGATTTTATAGATAACTGGGAAGAAAACCTGGATGTCATCGTTCAATCCGTTTCCGCCAACGGTGGACGAAGCTGTATCAATGCTTCCGGTGTACTCGTTCCGAAAAACGCGGATGAAGTGGGTCATGCTCTGGCCAGGAAATTGGCAGCGATCGTGCCCCTTCCGCGCGATCATCCAGATGCCCTGGTCTGCGGCTTTGCCAACACCGACTTTGCCAAGGCGATCGATGAATTGATCGACGAGCATTTAAAAACTCCTGGTGCGGTCGATCTGACAGCTCAATACCGCGAAGGACCTCGTCTGGTTGAGAAATACGGCCAGACCTTCCTGAGCCCTACGCTCATTCTTTGCGAAGATAAGGATCATCCTCTGGCCAATACCGAGTTTATGTTCCCGTTTGCCAGTATCGTGGAAGTTCCTCAAAACGAAATGCTCGATACCATTGGTGAGACTCTGGTGGTTTCAGCCTTTACCGCGAACCAGGAATGGACTGTTGATCTGATGACAAGCACCAACATCGAACGCCTGAACATCGGTCCCTATCCGACAAACCGCGTTCAGTGGGAGCAACCTCACGAGGGTAACATTTTTGAATTCCTCTACCGACGACGTGCGCTTCAAGGGGATTTGATCACCTTGGAAAAATAG
- a CDS encoding sodium:solute symporter family protein, whose protein sequence is MTQVVIICIYLVILIGLGVVSKKFFRGGAADFFVASRSIGPFVLFMSVFGTTMTAFAMVGSTGEAFHLGVATFGKMASSSALVHSAVFFLIGLRLWSLGKRNGYMTQIELFRDRFESNGLGYLLFPILVGLIIPYLLVGLLGAGSFIGGVTRGAFPDVFASTGGAVPPWLTSLVICGVVLSYIFMGGVRSAAWANTFQTIIFMVMGVVAFILISSKLGGFSAASEMANPAKAVRQGNISELQFFTYLFIPLSVGMFPHLFQNFLTSKSSKNFKFMLIAHPLSIMVTWIPCILIGYWATGALMPGTQTPIIPPGAVPNAVLGIMVGKLSTPIIAGLVSAGVLAAIMSSLDSQFVSVGTMFTRDIVAHSFGKNRFSDTAMVWLARGFISFIVLVTFLFSLAESRSVFTLGIWCFSGYASLFPLVFAAIYWKRATKLGAYAAVIATAVCWFILFRNSGYGSNGAYAVGGMMPVVAMFATCAVTLVAVSLATKVPSADTLKKFFPSK, encoded by the coding sequence ATGACTCAGGTTGTAATTATTTGTATTTATTTGGTCATTCTCATTGGCCTAGGGGTCGTTAGCAAAAAGTTCTTTAGAGGTGGTGCGGCTGATTTCTTTGTGGCCAGTCGCTCTATTGGACCCTTTGTCCTTTTCATGTCAGTCTTTGGAACGACAATGACCGCATTTGCCATGGTCGGAAGTACGGGCGAAGCTTTCCACCTGGGTGTTGCTACTTTTGGTAAAATGGCCTCGTCCTCAGCCTTGGTCCATTCTGCGGTTTTCTTTTTGATTGGGCTACGCCTCTGGTCTCTGGGTAAGCGTAATGGCTACATGACCCAGATCGAACTTTTCCGGGACCGGTTTGAAAGTAATGGATTGGGCTACTTGTTATTTCCCATTTTGGTTGGCCTTATCATTCCCTATCTCCTGGTAGGTTTACTAGGTGCCGGTTCATTTATCGGGGGAGTAACCCGCGGAGCTTTTCCCGATGTGTTTGCCTCAACCGGAGGTGCAGTTCCGCCCTGGCTAACTTCACTGGTTATCTGTGGCGTCGTCCTCTCTTATATATTTATGGGGGGGGTGCGATCAGCCGCCTGGGCCAATACCTTTCAAACGATCATCTTTATGGTGATGGGAGTCGTCGCCTTCATTCTCATCTCATCCAAACTGGGAGGGTTTTCTGCCGCATCAGAAATGGCCAATCCCGCCAAAGCGGTTCGTCAGGGTAACATTTCGGAGCTGCAGTTCTTTACCTATTTGTTTATTCCGCTCTCAGTGGGTATGTTTCCCCACCTGTTCCAAAATTTCCTTACCTCGAAGTCCTCGAAGAATTTCAAGTTCATGCTGATCGCTCACCCGCTTAGTATCATGGTCACCTGGATTCCCTGTATCTTGATTGGCTACTGGGCGACGGGTGCACTGATGCCCGGAACGCAAACCCCAATTATTCCGCCGGGAGCCGTTCCGAATGCGGTGTTGGGAATCATGGTCGGCAAGTTGTCGACGCCTATAATTGCCGGTCTTGTAAGTGCTGGTGTGCTAGCGGCAATCATGTCATCACTCGATTCACAATTTGTGTCTGTGGGAACCATGTTCACGAGAGACATTGTTGCGCATTCGTTTGGAAAGAATCGATTCTCCGATACAGCCATGGTGTGGTTGGCTCGCGGATTCATTTCCTTTATCGTGTTGGTTACCTTTCTCTTTTCATTGGCTGAATCGCGGTCGGTTTTCACCTTGGGGATTTGGTGTTTCAGCGGCTACGCTTCATTATTCCCTTTAGTTTTTGCAGCGATTTATTGGAAACGAGCTACAAAACTAGGCGCTTATGCTGCCGTTATTGCGACGGCAGTATGCTGGTTTATTCTTTTCAGGAATTCGGGCTATGGCTCGAATGGTGCCTACGCGGTTGGGGGAATGATGCCCGTCGTAGCAATGTTTGCTACCTGTGCTGTTACCTTGGTGGCGGTTTCGCTGGCGACCAAAGTTCCATCAGCAGACACGCTTAAGAAATTCTTTCCTTCTAAATAA
- a CDS encoding DUF3311 domain-containing protein encodes MSKKMLVFGYLVLLFFLHQDSWLKNDGTLVFGVLPATLAYHMGFVIAAAVGWLLVIKFAWPEGLDGEPDSENPGDGGAGS; translated from the coding sequence ATGTCCAAGAAAATGCTAGTATTCGGCTATTTGGTCCTGCTCTTCTTTTTGCATCAGGACTCATGGCTAAAAAATGATGGTACGTTGGTGTTCGGGGTTTTGCCCGCAACATTGGCCTATCATATGGGCTTTGTTATTGCAGCTGCTGTTGGGTGGCTACTTGTGATCAAGTTTGCCTGGCCGGAAGGGCTGGATGGTGAACCCGATTCTGAAAACCCTGGTGATGGAGGAGCTGGCTCATGA
- a CDS encoding PQQ-binding-like beta-propeller repeat protein gives MNLKKSYLAFSSLLIAVSAHASDWPTWGGSSDRNMVTEATGIPTEIESGDYIPKSEEINMETTKGVKWVAKLGSQTYGTPVVSGGKIFVGTNNESPRNESQKGDRGVLMCFDEKTGEYLWQLLIPKLGAGKVSDWEFVGLCSSPAIEGERGWIVTNRGEVLCFDVEGLANGNDGEFQDEAKFYSETPGGTVKLNDKDADILWVVDAREQLGVFPHNVSSCSPLIYGDKIFAATSNGVDWSHKNIPAPFAPALIVMDKNTGELLGEETAGVSERVLHASWSTPAIDDVNGKPMVVWGGGDGWCYGFEVEPVMHEDGFPAMKEIFRYDANLPEYRFKDGEPIKYATYDGASEIIATTIIHDNKAYMITGQDPEHGDGVGRVSCIDLSKTGDISGQAIWTNTTIGRSISTASIVDGLLFQAEYDGDIHCLDALTGEELWVHETNSRIWSSTMVADGKLFIGNEDGELVILKAGREKELIAVVDFYTPIYCSPIVANNTLFVTTQTHLYAIGK, from the coding sequence ATGAACCTGAAAAAATCATACTTAGCATTTTCCTCCTTATTAATAGCCGTTTCCGCGCACGCATCCGATTGGCCAACCTGGGGCGGGTCTTCTGATCGTAACATGGTAACGGAAGCAACAGGTATTCCAACTGAGATAGAAAGTGGCGATTACATCCCCAAAAGTGAGGAGATCAATATGGAAACCACCAAAGGTGTGAAGTGGGTAGCAAAGCTCGGTTCACAAACCTATGGCACTCCGGTTGTTTCTGGAGGAAAGATCTTCGTTGGAACGAATAATGAATCTCCACGAAATGAATCACAAAAGGGTGACCGTGGTGTTTTGATGTGTTTCGACGAGAAAACAGGCGAATACCTCTGGCAGTTGCTGATCCCAAAATTGGGCGCAGGTAAAGTGAGTGACTGGGAGTTCGTTGGGCTTTGTTCATCCCCCGCCATCGAAGGGGAGCGAGGATGGATTGTTACCAACCGCGGCGAGGTTCTTTGTTTCGATGTCGAAGGTCTGGCTAACGGCAACGACGGAGAATTTCAGGATGAAGCGAAGTTTTATTCAGAGACGCCCGGTGGCACAGTAAAATTGAACGACAAGGATGCGGATATCCTCTGGGTAGTGGATGCTCGCGAACAGCTTGGAGTTTTTCCTCACAATGTTTCCAGCTGTTCTCCTCTTATTTACGGAGATAAAATATTTGCCGCCACCTCAAATGGCGTTGACTGGTCTCACAAAAATATTCCTGCACCTTTTGCACCTGCCTTGATCGTTATGGATAAAAACACCGGCGAGTTGTTGGGTGAGGAAACCGCAGGCGTATCGGAAAGAGTGTTGCACGCAAGCTGGAGTACGCCCGCCATTGATGACGTAAATGGAAAGCCCATGGTCGTATGGGGTGGGGGAGACGGATGGTGCTATGGATTTGAAGTTGAGCCGGTCATGCATGAAGACGGTTTCCCTGCGATGAAAGAGATTTTCCGCTACGATGCCAATTTGCCAGAATACCGTTTTAAGGACGGCGAGCCGATTAAGTATGCCACCTATGATGGCGCCAGTGAAATAATAGCCACGACCATCATCCACGACAACAAAGCCTACATGATAACCGGACAGGATCCTGAGCATGGCGATGGTGTTGGTAGAGTAAGTTGTATCGATTTATCTAAAACCGGAGATATTTCCGGTCAGGCGATTTGGACGAATACTACGATTGGGCGCTCCATCTCAACAGCAAGTATTGTGGATGGATTGCTGTTTCAAGCAGAATACGACGGCGATATTCACTGCCTTGACGCGCTCACGGGTGAAGAGCTTTGGGTGCATGAAACGAATAGTAGAATCTGGTCCTCCACCATGGTGGCTGACGGTAAGCTATTTATCGGCAACGAAGATGGCGAGTTGGTTATTCTAAAAGCTGGTCGCGAAAAAGAACTGATCGCTGTTGTCGATTTTTATACACCTATTTACTGTAGTCCGATTGTTGCAAACAATACCTTGTTCGTGACCACGCAAACGCACCTCTATGCCATTGGCAAATAG
- a CDS encoding PQQ-binding-like beta-propeller repeat protein has product MVLSFAQGFAANGWLNWRGPDQNGNSPSKVSLPDSLDLEGKEHRWTYPVRGAGTPVAADGRIYAFGFYGEFEDVEETLLCLDAESGEKIWEHRFADYISDIVYNRYAIGAPTIDAETGNVYVKSTNGLVMGFTKDGKLLWEHSLMEEFGMLTFPNGRTGSPALDRNLVIVGGITANWGGDGPARNRFYAFDKRTGELVWSSTPGVSPIDSSFASPVFGDLGNQRVFYVGTGCGNIVCVNARTGESVWRFQLAIGGVNSSVVLVGKDGLIAVHGKENVDTTAKGRLVRLKIPSEYPDNLPLVLGTESEVWRNDEHVAFTSSPTLVGDRVYTTIATGSLLAVDIETGKTVWNQKLAPDQLHASPTYADGKLYVPMMDGMTYVLKDGGDSANILSANQMDSNCLGAPAVYNNRVYVFSKEGLHCFGDKTLKKVKYPSPAKTIKPGKITQIQLVPSEFALGSDDEQSFTVYGLDASGRRVKDLTSEATFAMWNPPTAPRPSEVDATLSGNRLTRDGQGKLSTGSIQATVNGMTSVSRGRVVAGNGYSEDFEETKLILKDKDGVAVSPPPGSWLGAGPKWHVMDQDGNKVVAFRLENLLWQRSMNFIGKSDMKSYTLEADVMTDGTRRVMSTVGLVNQRYVIALSGNQRLLEVSSNHERVKDSVPFSVKASTWYHLKTRVDTNADGSGVVRAKAWEKGTQEPDSWTIESKQPKVHLRGAPGVFAFAPQSLKRVFIDNISISSKN; this is encoded by the coding sequence ATGGTTTTATCCTTTGCCCAGGGCTTTGCTGCCAATGGGTGGCTTAATTGGCGTGGTCCTGATCAGAATGGAAATTCGCCGTCTAAAGTCTCACTTCCGGATTCGCTCGACTTGGAAGGAAAAGAACATCGCTGGACCTATCCGGTTCGTGGTGCGGGAACACCCGTAGCGGCGGATGGCCGTATTTATGCGTTTGGATTCTATGGTGAGTTTGAGGATGTGGAAGAGACCTTGCTCTGTCTCGATGCAGAATCCGGAGAAAAAATCTGGGAACACCGATTCGCCGATTACATCAGCGACATCGTGTATAACCGCTATGCCATTGGCGCTCCGACAATAGATGCGGAAACCGGCAATGTGTATGTGAAATCAACCAACGGTTTGGTCATGGGTTTTACCAAGGATGGCAAGTTGCTCTGGGAGCATTCCTTGATGGAGGAATTTGGCATGTTAACCTTTCCCAATGGAAGAACCGGTTCGCCGGCTCTGGATCGTAATCTTGTCATTGTCGGCGGTATAACGGCTAACTGGGGTGGCGACGGCCCGGCCCGCAACCGGTTTTACGCTTTCGATAAGCGCACCGGCGAACTGGTTTGGTCTAGTACTCCTGGAGTGAGTCCTATCGATAGTTCTTTTGCCAGCCCTGTATTTGGCGACCTCGGCAATCAACGTGTGTTTTATGTTGGAACGGGTTGCGGAAACATCGTCTGTGTGAATGCCCGTACCGGTGAGTCTGTCTGGCGTTTCCAATTAGCTATAGGCGGTGTCAATTCAAGTGTGGTTTTGGTTGGAAAAGACGGTTTGATTGCTGTTCATGGCAAGGAGAATGTTGATACCACCGCGAAGGGCCGACTGGTTCGTCTTAAAATTCCTTCAGAATATCCTGACAATTTGCCGTTGGTCCTCGGCACAGAGTCTGAAGTGTGGCGCAACGATGAGCACGTGGCGTTCACCAGTTCACCGACCTTGGTTGGAGACCGTGTCTACACCACGATTGCGACTGGAAGTTTACTTGCTGTGGATATAGAGACTGGAAAGACGGTTTGGAACCAGAAGCTCGCTCCTGATCAACTGCACGCATCTCCTACTTATGCCGACGGAAAACTCTACGTTCCCATGATGGATGGAATGACCTACGTCCTGAAGGACGGCGGAGATTCTGCTAATATCCTCAGTGCCAACCAAATGGATTCCAACTGCTTGGGTGCCCCAGCGGTTTATAACAATCGGGTGTATGTTTTTTCCAAAGAAGGCCTGCATTGCTTTGGAGATAAAACACTGAAAAAAGTAAAATACCCGAGTCCCGCCAAAACAATCAAGCCCGGGAAAATTACCCAAATCCAGTTGGTTCCTTCCGAATTCGCACTCGGTTCTGATGACGAGCAAAGCTTTACCGTCTATGGATTGGACGCCAGTGGACGCAGGGTCAAAGACCTTACCTCCGAAGCAACTTTTGCGATGTGGAATCCTCCCACCGCTCCTCGACCCTCCGAAGTAGATGCGACACTTTCAGGTAACCGGTTGACCCGAGATGGGCAAGGCAAGCTGAGCACTGGAAGCATCCAAGCCACTGTGAATGGCATGACCAGTGTCAGTCGTGGTCGTGTGGTTGCCGGGAACGGGTACTCCGAAGATTTCGAAGAAACCAAACTCATTCTAAAGGACAAAGACGGTGTTGCCGTTTCACCTCCGCCGGGCAGCTGGCTGGGAGCGGGCCCGAAATGGCATGTCATGGATCAAGACGGAAATAAAGTCGTCGCTTTCCGTTTGGAGAATTTGCTTTGGCAAAGAAGTATGAACTTCATCGGTAAGTCCGATATGAAAAGTTATACCCTTGAGGCGGATGTAATGACTGACGGCACACGACGTGTGATGTCGACCGTAGGCCTGGTGAATCAACGTTATGTAATCGCGCTTTCTGGTAACCAGCGTCTGTTGGAAGTTTCCAGTAATCACGAACGAGTTAAAGACTCGGTTCCATTTTCTGTTAAAGCAAGCACCTGGTATCACTTGAAAACGCGTGTCGATACCAATGCCGATGGCAGCGGAGTGGTTCGTGCGAAGGCCTGGGAGAAGGGAACCCAAGAACCGGACTCCTGGACTATAGAATCAAAGCAGCCGAAAGTACACCTTCGTGGTGCACCCGGTGTATTTGCTTTTGCACCTCAGAGCTTAAAGCGTGTCTTCATCGATAACATTTCAATTTCCAGCAAAAACTAA